In one window of Vibrio sp. JC009 DNA:
- the rlmB gene encoding 23S rRNA (guanosine(2251)-2'-O)-methyltransferase RlmB, which translates to MSNEFIYGIHAVKAVLERDPARFIEAFVLKGRQDDRLLPILNELQQFGVSIQQMGRKALDDKARGANHQGIIAKVKPAKQLNENDLDEIIAQNEQPLFLILDGVTDPHNLGACLRNSDAAGVAAVIVPKDKSAPLTATVSKVACGAAETVPLIRVTNLARTMRAMQEQGVWIVGTAGEATHDIYQSNLKGGSLAIVMGAEGDGMRRLTRETCDDLIKIPMAGSVSSLNVSVASGICLFEAVRQRK; encoded by the coding sequence ATGAGTAACGAATTTATCTACGGTATTCATGCCGTAAAAGCCGTGCTGGAAAGAGATCCGGCACGATTTATTGAAGCCTTTGTTCTTAAAGGGCGTCAGGATGACCGTCTGTTGCCGATCCTGAATGAACTTCAGCAGTTCGGTGTTTCTATCCAGCAGATGGGCCGAAAGGCACTGGATGATAAAGCACGGGGCGCTAACCATCAGGGCATTATTGCCAAGGTGAAGCCTGCTAAGCAGCTAAACGAAAACGATCTGGATGAGATTATTGCTCAGAATGAGCAGCCACTGTTTTTGATTCTGGATGGCGTGACCGATCCGCATAATCTTGGTGCCTGCCTGAGAAACTCTGACGCAGCAGGTGTAGCGGCCGTTATTGTACCTAAAGACAAGTCTGCACCTCTTACTGCAACCGTAAGTAAAGTTGCCTGCGGCGCAGCAGAAACAGTCCCTCTTATCCGGGTAACCAACCTGGCCCGTACAATGCGCGCCATGCAGGAGCAGGGCGTATGGATTGTCGGTACAGCCGGTGAAGCGACCCACGATATCTACCAGTCCAACCTGAAAGGCGGATCGCTTGCTATCGTTATGGGTGCCGAAGGAGACGGTATGCGCCGCCTTACCCGTGAAACCTGTGATGATTTGATTAAGATTCCTATGGCGGGGAGTGTTTCGAGCCTGAATGTTTCTGTGGCAAGCGGGATTTGTTTGTTTGAGGCTGTCAGGCAGCGGAAATAA
- the rnr gene encoding ribonuclease R yields MTDKKIQDQFADRESQKYENPIPSREFIIEFLTEANVPMNRNDLFEVLGLSGEDQYEGLRRRLRAMERDGQLVFTRRQCYALPDKLEMVKGYVIGHKDGHGWVRPEGSVGKENDLLLPFHQMRSIIHGDYVLVQPAGTDRRGRKEGRLVRVLEERKTQIVGRFFMDQGFAYVVSDDSRISQDILIPNEHRAGARMGNVVVIEITDRATRTQGMMGKVVEVLGENMAPGMETQIAIRTHQIPQDWPEEVEKQIADLGEEVPEEAKQGRVDLRDLPLVTIDGEDARDFDDAVYCEAKPSGGWRLWVAIADVSYYVRPDTALDKEAINRGNSVYFPSQVVPMLPEVLSNGLCSLNPQVDRLCMVCEMTVSAAGRLSGYKHYEAVMNSHARLTYTKVDAILNGDKELRERYDPLVPHLEELHKMYKVLKHSRENRGAIEFETVETKFIFNAERKIDRIEPVIRNDAHKLIEECMILANIASASLVEKLKEPALYRIHESPGEERLTGFRDFLGELGLNLAGGLEPSPTDYANLMHAIGERPDKELIQIMLLRSMKQAVYNPDNAGHFGLALKRYAHFTSPIRRYPDLLLHRAIKYLIAKKEGRNKDRWTPTGGFHYSFDDMDFYGEQCSMTERRADDATREVADWLKCEYMQDHVGEELEGVIANVTGFGFFVRLTELHIDGLVHISTLANDYYQFDPIGQRLIGESFGHIYRLGDQVKVKVLSVNLDDRQIDFELVETSRKLRGKGKTAKKRAAEAEKKASSKKKAAVKARKGGKAKALIEPTKRPDGSSEESGKNPARKKTKAEKARKKKSRAKVNKSKGKRK; encoded by the coding sequence ATGACCGACAAAAAAATCCAGGATCAATTTGCTGATCGTGAATCCCAAAAGTACGAAAATCCAATTCCGAGCCGGGAATTCATTATTGAATTTCTGACGGAAGCGAATGTGCCTATGAACAGAAATGATCTGTTCGAGGTGCTGGGACTTTCCGGCGAGGATCAGTATGAGGGATTGCGTCGCAGGCTAAGGGCGATGGAACGTGATGGTCAGTTAGTGTTTACTCGCAGGCAATGCTATGCACTGCCTGACAAACTTGAGATGGTTAAAGGCTATGTTATCGGTCATAAAGATGGTCATGGCTGGGTAAGGCCGGAAGGCAGTGTCGGCAAAGAGAATGACTTGCTGCTGCCTTTTCATCAGATGCGCAGTATTATTCACGGTGATTACGTGCTGGTTCAGCCGGCCGGAACAGACAGGCGCGGACGCAAAGAGGGCAGGCTGGTACGCGTTCTGGAAGAGCGAAAGACTCAGATTGTCGGTCGCTTCTTTATGGATCAGGGCTTTGCCTATGTGGTTTCTGATGACTCCCGTATCAGTCAGGATATTCTGATCCCGAACGAGCACAGAGCGGGTGCCCGTATGGGGAATGTGGTTGTTATTGAGATCACCGACAGAGCTACCCGTACTCAGGGAATGATGGGTAAAGTGGTTGAAGTGCTCGGTGAGAATATGGCGCCGGGTATGGAAACCCAGATCGCCATCCGTACCCACCAAATCCCGCAGGACTGGCCGGAAGAGGTTGAAAAACAGATTGCTGACCTTGGTGAGGAAGTGCCGGAAGAGGCCAAACAGGGCAGGGTAGATCTGAGAGACTTACCTCTGGTGACTATAGATGGCGAAGATGCCCGAGACTTCGATGATGCGGTTTACTGTGAGGCCAAGCCAAGCGGTGGCTGGCGCTTGTGGGTTGCAATTGCTGATGTGAGCTACTATGTCCGCCCGGATACGGCTCTGGACAAAGAAGCGATTAACCGGGGTAACTCTGTCTACTTCCCATCTCAGGTTGTGCCTATGCTGCCGGAAGTGCTGTCCAATGGCCTTTGTTCTCTGAACCCCCAGGTAGACCGCCTCTGTATGGTATGTGAGATGACAGTATCCGCAGCAGGCCGTCTGTCAGGCTACAAGCACTACGAAGCGGTAATGAACTCCCATGCCCGTCTTACCTATACCAAGGTTGATGCCATCCTTAACGGCGATAAAGAGCTGCGCGAAAGATACGACCCTCTGGTTCCGCATCTCGAAGAGCTGCACAAGATGTATAAGGTGCTTAAGCATTCGCGAGAGAACCGTGGCGCTATTGAATTTGAAACCGTAGAAACCAAGTTTATCTTCAATGCAGAACGTAAGATTGACCGCATTGAGCCGGTTATCCGCAATGATGCTCATAAACTGATTGAAGAGTGTATGATTCTGGCCAATATCGCTTCAGCCTCGTTGGTGGAAAAGCTGAAAGAGCCGGCTCTGTACCGTATTCACGAATCTCCGGGAGAAGAGCGCTTAACCGGATTCAGGGATTTCCTTGGTGAGCTTGGACTGAATCTGGCTGGTGGCCTGGAGCCGTCTCCAACCGACTATGCCAACCTGATGCACGCCATCGGTGAAAGACCGGACAAAGAGCTGATTCAGATTATGCTGCTGCGCTCAATGAAGCAGGCGGTTTACAACCCTGATAATGCCGGACACTTTGGCCTGGCGCTAAAACGTTATGCGCACTTTACCTCACCGATCCGCCGTTATCCGGATCTCTTGCTGCACCGCGCCATCAAATATCTGATCGCGAAAAAAGAGGGGCGCAACAAGGATCGCTGGACACCAACCGGTGGCTTCCATTACTCCTTTGATGATATGGACTTCTACGGCGAGCAGTGCTCGATGACAGAACGTCGTGCTGATGATGCAACCCGTGAAGTGGCTGACTGGCTCAAGTGTGAATATATGCAGGATCACGTGGGTGAAGAGCTGGAAGGGGTCATCGCCAATGTGACCGGCTTTGGTTTTTTTGTCAGGCTGACAGAGCTGCACATTGACGGCCTTGTGCATATATCCACGTTGGCGAATGACTACTATCAGTTTGATCCTATCGGTCAGCGACTGATTGGTGAGAGCTTTGGTCATATCTACCGGCTTGGTGATCAGGTCAAAGTGAAAGTGCTGTCGGTAAATCTGGATGACAGACAAATTGACTTTGAATTAGTCGAAACAAGTCGTAAGCTACGCGGCAAAGGAAAAACAGCCAAAAAACGTGCCGCAGAAGCCGAGAAAAAAGCGTCTTCTAAAAAGAAAGCGGCAGTGAAGGCGCGTAAGGGCGGGAAAGCAAAAGCGTTAATTGAGCCGACCAAACGCCCTGACGGTTCATCGGAAGAGTCAGGAAAGAACCCAGCACGCAAGAAGACTAAAGCTGAAAAAGCACGTAAGAAGAAGTCACGCGCTAAAGTGAATAAGTCGAAAGGCAAGCGAAAATAA
- a CDS encoding tetratricopeptide repeat protein: MKLKAIAASLLLVLSSPFASAADEVGEPVPIYSEAELINLINKNKHLERIKADKCQIVEDIVARATRISLPAYEFLYGDMLSWGVCVDQDVELGLYYIENAAHQGLPAALEQLGRYYSRGTLVQQDKERAIPYLREAAQMGNLNARIHLAELLLRDYGSPLDYEDAYRWLYNSVTADKRTHRRIKVLRDGLEQRMPQNIIARAKRREVFW; this comes from the coding sequence ATGAAGCTGAAAGCGATAGCAGCTTCGTTGTTACTTGTTCTGAGTTCACCATTTGCCAGTGCGGCTGATGAGGTGGGTGAGCCAGTTCCGATTTACAGCGAAGCGGAATTGATAAATTTAATCAACAAGAATAAACATCTTGAAAGAATAAAAGCGGATAAGTGTCAGATTGTGGAAGATATCGTTGCCCGTGCAACGCGTATCAGCCTGCCTGCTTACGAGTTTTTGTATGGTGACATGCTTTCATGGGGGGTATGTGTAGACCAGGATGTAGAACTGGGTCTGTATTATATTGAGAATGCGGCTCATCAGGGTTTACCGGCCGCTCTGGAGCAGTTAGGCAGATATTATTCTCGGGGTACTTTAGTGCAGCAGGATAAGGAGAGAGCGATACCTTACCTGAGAGAAGCAGCGCAGATGGGGAACCTGAATGCCCGAATTCATCTGGCTGAACTGCTGTTACGTGATTACGGCAGTCCGCTGGATTATGAAGATGCCTACCGCTGGTTATATAACTCAGTGACTGCAGATAAACGCACACACAGAAGAATCAAAGTGTTGCGTGATGGCCTTGAGCAGAGAATGCCTCAGAACATCATCGCCAGAGCGAAACGCCGTGAGGTATTCTGGTAA